A window of Zingiber officinale cultivar Zhangliang chromosome 5A, Zo_v1.1, whole genome shotgun sequence contains these coding sequences:
- the LOC121981344 gene encoding NDR1/HIN1-like protein 6, producing MSDGVYLPPSKPTARPGGPPAFPPTKAQSTGATRLAYRPYPAKAAPRRRRGLCCSCCLCFVMLLAVLVILAALAGGIFYAIYRPRRPAFSVSTLRVVSFNVSSSGHLASRLDINVTSRNPNKKLAYLYDPITFSILSGGADIGDGSFSAFVQDAGSVTPLSAPASISGQSLDAATASGLRRNRGGVPAEVEMETKAGVKIGGLKTKRIGMKVRCEGLSVALPAGKKAAAASPGGDCTVKLRLKIWKWSIQ from the coding sequence ATGTCAGACGGCGTCTACCTTCCTCCGTCCAAGCCCACCGCCCGGCCCGGAGGCCCCCCGGCCTTCCCGCCCACCAAGGCCCAGTCGACCGGCGCCACCCGCCTCGCCTACCGCCCCTATCCCGCCAAGGCAGCCCCTCGTCGGCGCCGAGGGCTCTGCTGCTCGTGCTGCCTCTGCTTCGTCATGCTCCTGGCCGTGCTCGTCATCCTCGCCGCTCTCGCCGGCGGCATTTTCTACGCCATTTACCGCCCGCGCCGCCCGGCTTTCTCCGTCTCCACGCTCCGCGTGGTTTCCTTCAATGTCTCCTCCTCCGGCCACCTCGCATCCCGGCTCGACATCAACGTCACCTCCCGCAACCCCAACAAGAAGCTCGCCTACCTCTACGACCCCATCACCTTCTCCATCCTCTCCGGCGGCGCCGACATCGGCGACGGATCCTTCAGCGCGTTCGTCCAGGACGCGGGGAGCGTGACCCCGCTCTCCGCTCCGGCTTCCATCTCCGGCCAATCGCTGGACGCCGCGACGGCATCGGGCCTGCGGAGGAACCGCGGCGGGGTGCCGGCGGAGGTGGAGATGGAGACGAAGGCCGGCGTGAAGATTGGCGGGCTGAAGACGAAGCGGATCGGCATGAAGGTGCGGTGCGAGGGGCTCAGCGTGGCGCTGCCCGCGGGGAAGAAGGCGGCCGCCGCCTCGCCGGGCGGCGACTGCACCGTCAAGCTCCGCCTCAAGATCTGGAAGTGGAGCATCCAGTGa
- the LOC121981346 gene encoding serine/threonine protein phosphatase 2A 55 kDa regulatory subunit B beta isoform-like, with protein sequence MEMNGDGADDGGQEVASSSIPPPLDWKFSQVFGERMVGEDVQEVDIISAIEFDKSGDHLATGDRGGRVVLFERTDAKNHGSRKDLEREDYPFSRHAEFRYKTEFQSHEPEFDYLKSLEIEEKINKVRWCQTANGALFLLSTNDKTIKYWKVQEKKVKQVSEMNLDATMVVGNGCSDTSTTSNVRPRFPNGCSRSTFNYLNTDLSFPPGGFPSLRLPVVTSQEKSLVARCRRVYAHAHDYHINSISNNSDGETFISADDLRINLWNLEISSQSFNIVDVKPTNMEDLTEVITSAEFHPIQCNMLVYSSSKGSIRLIDLRQSALCDNHSKLFENHEAPASRSFFTEIIASISDVKFAKDGRHILSRDYMTLKLWDINMDSAPVATFQVHEYLRPKLCDLYENDSIFDKFECCLSGDGFRVATGSYSNLFRVFGCDPGSDEATILEASKNPMRQQVQDPTRTSRSLGSFTHGVRRGAENPNVDANGNSFDSTIKLLHLAWHPTENLIACAAANSLYMYYA encoded by the exons ATGGAGATGAACGGGGACGGTGCCGATGATGGCGGGCAGGAGGTGGCGTCGTCTTCCATTCCGCCGCCCCTCGATTGGAAGTTCTCGCAGGTCTTCGGGGAGCGCATGGTCGGGGAGGATGTTCAGGAAG TGGATATCATCTCAGCAATAGAATTTGATAAATCTGGAGATCATCTTGCAACTGGAGATAGAGGAGGTCGTGTTGTTTTATTTGAGAGAACAGATGCTAAAAAC CATGGCTCTCGGAAGGATTTGGAGAGGGAAGATTATCCATTTAGCAGGCATGCTGAGTTTCGCTACAAAACTGAATTTCAGAGCCATGAACCAGAG TTTGACTATCTTAAAAGCTTGGAAATAGAGGAGAAGATCAATAAAGTCAGATGGTGTCAAACAGCTAATGGTGCTCTATTCCTTCTCTCAACTAATGACAAAACAATCAAATACTGGAAG GTACAAGAAAAGAAGGTCAAACAAGTTTCTGAGATGAATTTGGATGCTACCATGGTTGTGGGAAATGGTTGCTCTGATACCTCAACCACAAGTAATGTTAGACCGAGATTTCCTAATGGATGTTCCAGAAGCACTTTCAACTATCTGAACACTGATTTGTCTTTCCCACCGGGAGGATTTCCATCACTACGCTTGCCAGTG GTAACTAGCCAAGAGAAGAGCCTTGTTGCGAGATGTAGAAGGGTatatgctcatgctcatgattaCCACATAAACTCCATTTCAAATAACAG TGATGGTGAGACATTTATATCAGCAGATGATCTTCGAATCAATCTATGGAATTTGGAAATTAGCAGCCAGAGCTTTAATATTGTTGATGTGAAACCCACAAATATGGAGGACTTGACTG AGGTTATAACTTCTGCTGAATTTCATCCAATCCAGTGTAATATGCTGGTATATAGTAGCTCAAAGGGTTCAATTCGTCTTATAGACTTGCGCCAATCAGCACTATGTGATAATCATTCTAAGTT GTTTGAGAATCATGAAGCACCAGCTTCAAGGTCTTTTTTCACTGAGATCATTGCCTCAATTTCAGATGTCAAATTTGCTAAGGATGGAAGACACATCTTAAGTCGGGATTATATGACTCTCAAG CTTTGGGATATAAATATGGATTCAGCTCCAGTTGCAACCTTTCAGGTTCATGAGTACTTGAGGCCTAAG TTATGTGATTTGTATGAGAATGACTCAATTTTTGACAAATTTGAGTGTTGTCTTAGTGGAGACGGGTTCCGTGTGGCAACTGGTTCATAcag TAATCTTTTTCGTGTATTTGGCTGTGATCCTGGGAGTGATGAAGCGACAATTTTGGAAGCTAGTAAAAATCCAATGAG gcaacAAGTGCAAGATCCTACAAGAACTTCCAGATCTCTTGGCAGCTTCACACATGGCGTGAGACGAG GAGCAGAAAATCCAAATGTCGATGCCAATGGAAACTCATTTGACTCCACAATCAAATTACTTCATCTAGCCTGGCATCCAACTGAAAACTTGATAGCTTGTGCTGCTGCAAACAGCTTGTACATGTACTACGCATGA